In Pseudobacter ginsenosidimutans, the following are encoded in one genomic region:
- a CDS encoding FecR family protein — protein sequence MTPRSEHIARLFDKYLKGEISPAELEELESWRQVSPRHDAAFEELLDGQYLSDWLHRKQLLNKERALAILQQQFPEMKPAIDLPQVSKVVRRVSILRTAWLRYAAAIILLFGAGTYFYFRQLKQDTQITGTGPSTNKKDILPGTNRAVLTLSGGQQVVLDSSAAGTIRDGALSIENSQGSISYSNTGIVLINTITTPKGGQFQLTLADGTKVWLNAASSITYPTAFTDKKREVNITGEVFFEVAPNASKSFVVRTPEEEIVVLGTAFNVNAYPDENGVKTSLLNGRVKIGEKILVPGQAFLNGHIAATDIDQDLAWKNGVFNFRNIPFDKAMRQLARWYDMEIVYDAGVPKKMLDGEMDRDLSLKDALDGLDGMGASFRIEGRILHVRALQ from the coding sequence ATGACTCCACGCTCTGAACATATCGCCCGATTATTTGACAAGTACCTGAAAGGAGAAATTTCTCCTGCTGAATTGGAGGAACTGGAAAGCTGGCGGCAGGTCAGTCCGCGCCATGATGCTGCATTTGAGGAACTGCTGGATGGTCAATACCTGTCTGACTGGCTTCACCGAAAACAATTGCTCAACAAGGAGCGCGCGCTTGCAATATTGCAGCAACAGTTCCCTGAGATGAAACCGGCCATTGATTTGCCGCAGGTTTCCAAAGTTGTACGCCGTGTATCTATTCTGAGAACTGCCTGGCTCCGCTACGCAGCTGCAATCATACTCCTGTTTGGTGCAGGTACTTATTTTTATTTCAGGCAGCTAAAGCAGGATACGCAAATAACCGGTACAGGACCATCAACCAATAAGAAAGATATTCTTCCCGGAACCAATCGTGCAGTGCTTACATTATCCGGCGGACAACAAGTGGTGCTGGACAGTTCCGCCGCAGGTACCATCCGCGATGGAGCATTATCCATTGAAAACAGCCAGGGATCAATATCCTATTCAAATACAGGCATAGTCCTCATCAATACTATCACCACACCGAAGGGAGGACAATTCCAGCTTACACTGGCCGATGGTACAAAGGTTTGGCTGAATGCCGCCAGTTCCATTACTTATCCTACAGCATTTACAGACAAAAAACGGGAAGTGAATATTACTGGCGAAGTATTTTTCGAAGTTGCGCCCAATGCCTCGAAGTCTTTCGTGGTAAGAACACCTGAGGAGGAAATAGTAGTATTGGGAACTGCATTTAACGTCAATGCCTATCCTGACGAGAACGGGGTGAAAACCTCGCTGCTCAATGGCAGGGTGAAAATTGGAGAAAAGATATTGGTGCCCGGGCAAGCTTTCCTTAACGGGCATATTGCAGCAACAGATATAGATCAGGACCTGGCCTGGAAGAACGGTGTATTCAATTTCAGGAATATTCCATTCGACAAAGCCATGCGTCAACTGGCAAGATGGTACGATATGGAAATAGTCTACGATGCCGGAGTTCCCAAAAAGATGCTGGATGGAGAAATGGACAGGGATTTATCATTGAAAGATGCCCTGGACGGATTGGATGGTATGGGCGCCAGTTTCAGAATTGAAGGAAGAATTTTGCACGTACGTGCTCTACAATAA
- a CDS encoding glycoside hydrolase family 13 protein, protein MRLIYFVCALLLTASVQSQQTLNVYPTHWWAGMKNQQLQLLVKSPGIGKTNVALKPYAGVQLKGTHTFKNPDYLAIDLQIGGTAKPGELQFSFAEKGKSAKQVKYILKARDKGNGRTRIKGVGTEDFIYLIMPDRFSNGDPSNDKVPGMLDQSLDRSDIWHRHGGDLKGIENQLDYLQDIGVTALWLNPVLENDMPNRTEHGYAATDHYSIDPRLGGIKAYHSLINALHKRDMKIIQDAVYNHVGIHHFLYKEMPDSSWFHWWPSYTNTTYKDQTLMDPYAAAIDKKKMSDGWFVPGMPDLNQHNPFMANFLIQHAIWCTEEFGLDGWRIDTYAYNDLEFMNRCNKALLDEYPQLHIFGETWVHGVANQSYFAANNIDIPYKSNLPGVTDFQLNLYGIVPALTQAFGWTDGVNKLYSTAAKDFLYKDPKRNVIFLDNHDISRFYSQVGESIPKLKMGLSWLLTYRGIPQLYYGTEVLLKGFANPDGLVRQDFPGGWAGDSSNKFTAAGRTPEENEVFNHMRSLSRFRLGSPALQHGKMMQYVPEDGVYVYFRYDAKQTILCIMNTNDQPKTIAASRFEERFKGFSSARDIITNQDISIRDSITIPSYTLLTAELVR, encoded by the coding sequence ATGAGACTGATCTATTTCGTATGTGCATTACTGTTGACTGCCTCCGTGCAGTCGCAGCAAACATTGAATGTTTATCCAACGCATTGGTGGGCAGGCATGAAGAACCAGCAATTGCAATTGCTGGTAAAATCTCCGGGCATCGGGAAAACGAATGTAGCCCTGAAACCCTATGCTGGCGTACAATTGAAAGGTACTCATACATTCAAGAACCCTGATTACCTGGCTATCGATCTCCAGATCGGAGGCACTGCAAAGCCCGGAGAGTTGCAATTCAGTTTTGCAGAAAAAGGGAAATCTGCAAAGCAGGTCAAATATATCCTGAAAGCGCGCGATAAAGGCAATGGCCGCACACGGATCAAAGGCGTAGGTACGGAAGACTTTATCTATCTCATCATGCCGGACCGCTTCAGCAATGGCGACCCTTCCAACGATAAGGTGCCGGGCATGCTGGACCAAAGCCTCGACAGATCGGATATCTGGCACAGGCATGGAGGCGACCTGAAAGGGATCGAAAATCAACTGGACTATCTGCAGGACATCGGCGTAACGGCACTCTGGCTGAATCCAGTCCTGGAGAACGATATGCCCAACCGTACGGAACACGGCTATGCAGCCACCGATCATTACAGCATCGATCCCCGTCTTGGAGGCATCAAAGCCTATCACAGCCTGATCAACGCACTGCACAAACGCGACATGAAGATCATCCAGGATGCTGTATACAACCATGTTGGCATCCATCATTTCCTGTATAAGGAAATGCCGGACAGCAGCTGGTTCCACTGGTGGCCATCGTATACCAATACTACCTATAAGGATCAAACGCTGATGGATCCCTATGCGGCAGCTATCGATAAAAAGAAAATGAGCGATGGCTGGTTCGTGCCCGGCATGCCTGATCTCAATCAGCACAATCCTTTCATGGCGAATTTTCTCATTCAGCACGCTATCTGGTGCACGGAAGAATTCGGACTGGACGGATGGCGCATCGATACCTACGCCTACAATGATCTCGAATTCATGAACCGCTGCAACAAAGCCCTGCTGGATGAATATCCGCAACTGCATATCTTCGGCGAAACATGGGTGCACGGAGTGGCCAACCAGAGCTATTTTGCAGCCAACAATATCGATATTCCCTATAAAAGCAACCTGCCTGGCGTTACGGATTTCCAGCTCAATCTCTATGGTATCGTACCTGCACTCACACAGGCTTTCGGCTGGACGGATGGCGTGAACAAATTGTACAGCACCGCTGCCAAAGATTTTCTGTATAAAGATCCCAAACGCAATGTGATCTTTTTGGATAATCATGATATCAGCCGTTTCTATTCTCAGGTAGGAGAGAGCATCCCCAAACTGAAAATGGGACTAAGCTGGCTGCTCACGTACAGGGGCATCCCACAACTCTATTACGGAACTGAAGTTCTGCTCAAAGGATTTGCCAACCCTGACGGACTGGTGCGCCAGGATTTCCCGGGCGGATGGGCAGGAGATTCCAGCAACAAATTCACAGCAGCCGGAAGAACACCTGAAGAGAATGAGGTATTCAATCATATGCGCAGCCTGTCGAGGTTCAGGCTTGGTTCCCCTGCATTGCAACATGGAAAAATGATGCAATATGTTCCGGAAGATGGCGTGTATGTTTACTTCCGTTATGATGCAAAGCAGACCATCCTCTGCATCATGAACACCAACGATCAACCCAAAACCATTGCTGCATCCCGTTTTGAAGAGCGATTCAAAGGATTCAGCAGTGCCAGGGACATCATCACCAATCAAGATATCAGTATCAGAGATTCTATTACCATTCCGTCATATACCTTGCTCACTGCTGAATTGGTTCGATAA
- a CDS encoding MFS transporter — MVSAKTNSILPKPKLTAAQIFNMSFGFLGIQFGFALQNSNASGILRNYGAEVEHLSWFWLAAPLIGLIVQPIVGHYSDRTWNRLGRRRPYFLAGAILSSSALALMPNANILGNIAPLVIIGAGFLMIMDACFNLAMEPFRALVADNLPDSQRTKGFAVQTCLIGVGAVLGSALPEILSKWFGVNAEAPAGVVADNVKLAFYIGSSVFVLSVLWTVFKTKEYPPEEYAKYHGEHEVKKEGLSVILKDFAKMPRTMKQLGLVQFFSWFALFGMWVFTTDTISTHIFGLSIDDKSSKLYREAQGWTGVIFAVYNGVSAVYALLLPAIAKKIGRKQTHAISLLIGGIGLISIYFAPNKEFLIGSMVCVGIAWASILAMPYVILSGSIPAGKMGIYMGIFNFFITIPQILNGIIGGPIVKYVYNNEPVYALVLAGVFMLCAAISVIYVYDPGAIRIKEEKNIA; from the coding sequence ATGGTTTCAGCCAAAACAAACAGCATTCTCCCCAAGCCCAAACTCACTGCTGCCCAGATCTTCAATATGAGCTTCGGATTCCTCGGGATCCAGTTCGGATTTGCTTTGCAGAACTCCAATGCCAGCGGGATCCTCCGCAATTATGGTGCGGAAGTGGAACACCTGAGCTGGTTCTGGCTGGCGGCGCCGCTGATCGGATTGATCGTTCAGCCCATTGTTGGCCATTATTCCGACAGAACCTGGAACAGGCTCGGAAGACGCAGACCTTATTTTCTCGCAGGAGCCATCCTCAGTTCCAGCGCACTCGCGCTGATGCCCAATGCAAATATCTTAGGGAATATCGCACCACTGGTGATCATCGGGGCAGGATTCCTCATGATCATGGACGCCTGTTTCAACCTGGCTATGGAACCATTCAGGGCATTGGTGGCAGATAATCTTCCGGATTCACAACGAACAAAAGGATTTGCAGTACAGACCTGCCTGATAGGAGTAGGAGCTGTATTGGGATCTGCGCTGCCTGAAATTTTAAGCAAATGGTTCGGCGTGAATGCAGAAGCGCCTGCAGGAGTGGTGGCTGATAATGTGAAGCTGGCTTTCTATATCGGCTCCAGCGTGTTTGTACTGAGTGTGCTCTGGACCGTTTTTAAAACGAAGGAATATCCCCCTGAGGAGTATGCGAAATACCACGGAGAACATGAGGTGAAGAAAGAAGGGCTGAGCGTTATCCTGAAAGATTTTGCAAAGATGCCGCGCACCATGAAGCAACTTGGACTGGTGCAGTTCTTCAGCTGGTTTGCCTTGTTCGGGATGTGGGTGTTCACAACTGATACTATCTCCACACATATTTTCGGATTGTCCATCGATGATAAAAGCTCCAAACTGTACAGGGAAGCACAGGGCTGGACAGGCGTGATCTTCGCCGTGTACAATGGCGTGTCTGCCGTATATGCATTACTGTTACCTGCCATTGCGAAGAAGATCGGAAGGAAACAGACGCATGCCATCAGCCTGCTGATCGGCGGGATAGGTCTGATCAGCATCTATTTTGCACCAAACAAGGAATTCCTCATCGGATCGATGGTTTGTGTGGGCATTGCCTGGGCCAGTATCCTGGCCATGCCTTATGTGATCCTCTCAGGATCCATTCCCGCAGGGAAGATGGGCATCTACATGGGGATCTTCAATTTCTTCATCACTATTCCACAGATATTGAATGGCATCATCGGAGGACCGATCGTAAAATATGTGTACAATAACGAGCCGGTATATGCGCTGGTTCTGGCAGGAGTATTCATGCTCTGCGCAGCTATCAGCGTGATCTATGTATACGACCCGGGTGCCATTCGCATCAAAGAAGAAAAAAATATTGCATGA
- a CDS encoding RNA polymerase sigma factor: MRLSVNDTELLRAFREGQGTAYEAIYEHFIEGLFVFADHMVRDTQVAEDIAIQALAKSFTRHQDFETLAKLKSFLFTSANNAALDYIKTQKRHSRAHQEIKYLQNEMDDAELNYIRSEAILAVNAAIEALPSQLQRVIRLSFVEGMKLTEVAAEMQLSYNTVQNYKARALELMRLHLLGNKWLTSAGLWLTLSLLEKK; the protein is encoded by the coding sequence TTGCGTTTAAGTGTTAATGATACAGAATTATTAAGGGCTTTCCGGGAAGGCCAGGGTACGGCTTATGAGGCTATTTACGAACACTTCATTGAAGGGCTGTTCGTTTTTGCAGATCATATGGTCAGGGACACGCAGGTTGCCGAAGACATCGCCATACAGGCGCTCGCAAAAAGTTTCACCAGGCACCAGGATTTTGAGACGCTGGCAAAACTCAAATCATTTCTGTTCACTTCAGCAAACAATGCTGCGCTCGATTATATCAAAACCCAGAAAAGACATTCCAGGGCGCACCAGGAAATCAAATACCTGCAGAATGAAATGGATGATGCAGAGCTGAACTATATCAGGTCTGAAGCCATACTTGCAGTCAATGCCGCCATTGAAGCCCTGCCCTCCCAGCTTCAGCGGGTGATCCGTCTTTCATTTGTTGAGGGAATGAAATTGACCGAAGTGGCTGCAGAAATGCAGCTTTCCTATAATACCGTTCAGAATTACAAGGCACGTGCACTCGAACTGATGCGGCTGCATCTTCTGGGAAATAAATGGCTCACCTCTGCCGGGCTTTGGCTCACACTATCGCTGCTGGAAAAGAAATAA
- the glgB gene encoding 1,4-alpha-glucan branching protein GlgB: protein MVPPLKYEELHFVDTTRPVWNYSLFSDEDISNYQQGTNYSLYELFGSHAITVLEQPGYYFAVWAPNATYVSVIGNFNHWDTESHPLTVRLDNSGIWEGFIPGMAKGEVYKYHIHGYKGRRLDKGDPYANFWERRPQTASITWNLDYEWKDSEWMENRAAHNATDAPWSVYEMHLASWMRPHPNDEESYNTYDQIRERLVPYLLEMQFTHVEFMPVMEHPFDGSWGYQGTGYFAPTSRFGDPQAFMELINALHQAGIGVILDWVPSHFPYDAHGLFMFDGNHTYEYADMRKGFHPDWNSYIFNYKRGEIKSFLISSARFWFDLFHIDGIRVDAVSSVIKLNYSRTHGQWEPNEFGGDGNIEAIAFIRDLNETIYRDFPDVQTIAEEATDWPGVSRPTYADGLGFGMKWMMGWMHDTLDYFHMDPLFRSHYQDKFAFSMMYYYDENFMLPLSHDEVVHGKSPMLYKMPGDEWQKHANLRTLYTYMFTHPGGKLLFMGNEFGATEEWNYKSELQWYLLQYEPHSKLKDCVRDLNKLLRSEPALYEYQFSEKGFEWIDLNHRDECVVAYRRKGKLPENDILVILNLTPEVRRDWKLYAKGKKSWKEVYNSDDKKYWGTGDVFNPEINTILVDKNQLLYEINVHLPALGAVVLR, encoded by the coding sequence ATGGTACCACCCTTGAAGTATGAGGAATTGCATTTTGTAGATACCACCCGTCCGGTGTGGAATTATTCGCTTTTTTCAGATGAGGACATCAGCAATTATCAGCAGGGAACGAATTACTCACTCTATGAGCTTTTCGGATCGCATGCGATAACTGTATTGGAACAGCCCGGTTATTATTTTGCCGTGTGGGCACCCAATGCCACGTATGTGTCTGTGATCGGGAACTTCAATCACTGGGATACAGAGTCCCACCCGCTGACTGTGCGATTGGACAATTCAGGCATCTGGGAAGGTTTCATTCCCGGTATGGCAAAGGGCGAAGTGTACAAGTACCATATCCATGGTTACAAGGGACGCAGGCTTGATAAAGGAGATCCCTATGCGAATTTCTGGGAACGAAGGCCGCAAACAGCCAGTATCACCTGGAACCTGGATTATGAATGGAAGGACAGTGAATGGATGGAAAATCGTGCTGCACACAATGCTACTGATGCGCCCTGGAGCGTGTATGAGATGCATCTCGCCAGCTGGATGCGCCCGCATCCGAACGACGAAGAAAGCTACAATACCTACGATCAGATACGTGAAAGACTGGTGCCCTATCTTTTGGAAATGCAATTCACGCATGTTGAGTTCATGCCCGTGATGGAACATCCGTTCGATGGAAGCTGGGGCTACCAGGGCACAGGTTACTTTGCGCCAACATCCCGCTTTGGAGATCCGCAGGCATTCATGGAACTGATCAATGCATTGCACCAGGCAGGCATTGGCGTGATACTGGATTGGGTGCCTTCACATTTTCCCTACGATGCGCATGGCCTCTTCATGTTCGATGGAAATCATACCTATGAATATGCTGACATGCGCAAGGGATTTCACCCGGACTGGAACAGTTATATCTTCAACTATAAACGCGGAGAAATAAAATCATTCCTCATCAGCAGCGCAAGATTCTGGTTCGATCTTTTCCATATCGATGGTATCCGCGTTGATGCAGTGAGCTCCGTGATCAAGCTCAACTACTCCCGTACTCACGGTCAATGGGAACCGAATGAGTTCGGCGGCGATGGCAATATCGAAGCCATTGCTTTCATCCGCGATCTCAACGAAACCATCTACCGCGATTTCCCGGATGTACAAACCATTGCCGAAGAAGCAACAGACTGGCCGGGAGTATCGAGACCCACTTATGCAGACGGGCTCGGATTCGGCATGAAATGGATGATGGGCTGGATGCACGATACACTGGACTACTTCCATATGGACCCGTTGTTCAGAAGCCATTACCAGGATAAATTCGCCTTCAGCATGATGTACTACTATGATGAGAATTTCATGCTGCCCCTCAGTCATGATGAAGTAGTACACGGCAAAAGCCCCATGCTTTACAAAATGCCCGGCGATGAATGGCAGAAACATGCCAATCTCCGGACACTCTACACTTACATGTTCACACATCCCGGAGGCAAACTCCTGTTCATGGGCAACGAATTCGGAGCTACGGAAGAATGGAATTACAAATCCGAACTGCAATGGTACCTGCTGCAATATGAACCGCATAGCAAGCTGAAAGATTGCGTACGGGATCTCAATAAACTGCTTCGGTCAGAACCTGCATTATACGAATACCAGTTCAGTGAAAAAGGATTCGAATGGATCGATCTCAACCATCGCGATGAATGTGTGGTGGCTTACAGACGAAAAGGCAAACTTCCTGAAAACGACATCCTGGTAATTCTTAACCTTACTCCTGAAGTGAGGCGCGACTGGAAGCTGTATGCCAAAGGGAAAAAGTCGTGGAAAGAGGTCTACAATTCAGATGATAAAAAGTATTGGGGAACGGGAGACGTGTTCAATCCTGAAATTAATACCATTTTAGTGGACAAAAATCAGCTCCTTTACGAAATAAACGTACATTTACCGGCGTTGGGAGCAGTGGTTTTACGTTGA